From a single Tachypleus tridentatus isolate NWPU-2018 chromosome 6, ASM421037v1, whole genome shotgun sequence genomic region:
- the LOC143254024 gene encoding HEAT repeat-containing protein 1-like produces MSIFGEHLSVMNKEDLNAHLLDIQNIFVESLNYRSQHYKDPLADVSQVEGHVIACFLKFVLKLSETTFRPVFFKLFMWATQDSESRDKILTFYILSDSLASKLKSLFVLFAGHIVKNTASLLDQNNLVKTESLYFGEKDTDVQKSCMLLQYILSTLEKCFLYDNEGFVTRECFETLMQPLLDQVENLLGTDTDYEDRTTKYLVPCVAQFAVAAKDNSLWKSLNYQLLLKTRHSSARVRFAALQVIREVVIKLAEDYMVLLPEAIPFLAELMEDDSTEVEQQCQSVIAEMEQVLGEPLAKYF; encoded by the exons ATGTCCATCTTTGGTGAACACTTATCTGTGATGAATAAAGAAGACCTGAATGCACATCTACTTGATATACAGAACATTTTTGTGGAATCTCTGAACTATCGTAGTCAGCATTATAAG GATCCACTGGCTGATGTATCACAAGTGGAAGGTCATGTGATTGcctgttttttgaaatttgttctCAAGCTCTCAGAAACCACTTTCCGTCCAGTGTTCTTCAAG CTATTCATGTGGGCAACCCAAGACAGTGAAAGTCGAGATAAAATCCTAACATTTTATATACTTAGTGACAG tttggcTTCAAagttgaagagtttgtttgtcttgtttgCTGGACATATTGTGAAAAATACAGCTTCCCTTTTGGATCAGAACAACTTGGTAAAAACAG AGTCATTATACTTTGGAGAGAAAGACACTGATGTTCAGAAGTCCTGTATGTTGTTGCAGTACATTCTTTCCACGTTAGAAAAGTGTTTCCTCTATGATAATGAAGGATTTGTCACCAGAGAGTGCTTTGAGACCTTGATGCAGCCTTTATTGGATCAG GTTGAAAATCTACTTGGTACTGATACAGATTACGAAGACCGAACAACCAAGTATTTGGTGCCTTGTGTTGCTCAATTTGCTGTTGCAGCAAAGGACAACAGTTTATGGAAGTCGCTCAACTACCAACTACTTCTGAAGACCCGGCATTCGTCTGCCAGA GTTCGGTTTGCAGCCCTTCAAGTGATCCGAGAAGTGGTAATAAAATTAGCTGAGGACTATATGGTGCTGTTGCCAGAGGCAATTCCATTCCTGGCTGAACTAATGGAAG ATGACAGCACCGAAGTAGAGCAGCAATGCCAATCTGTTATAGCTGAAATGGAACAGGTTTTGGGAGAACCTttagctaaatatttttaa